In Helicobacter mastomyrinus, a single genomic region encodes these proteins:
- the ribA gene encoding GTP cyclohydrolase II yields MEYEVSQQAKLPTRFGDFLAISFREYITKESSKEHLVVFTSHLGEIPLVRIHSECLTGDVFGSKKCDCGNELALAMEQIARNDEGGMLIYLRQEGRGIGLFNKINAYALQDKGYDTVEANHELGFESDLRTYEIVGEILKHFHLTQINLLTNNPRKINAIKPYAKVVRHSIITPTNPHNQGYLAVKKQKLGHLL; encoded by the coding sequence ATGGAATATGAGGTATCACAGCAAGCAAAGCTCCCTACGCGTTTTGGAGATTTTCTTGCTATCAGCTTTCGTGAATATATCACTAAAGAATCTTCAAAAGAACATCTTGTAGTTTTCACATCGCATTTAGGAGAGATTCCTCTTGTGAGAATTCACTCTGAATGCCTAACTGGCGATGTTTTTGGTTCAAAAAAATGCGATTGCGGGAATGAACTCGCCCTTGCAATGGAACAAATTGCACGTAATGATGAGGGTGGAATGCTTATCTATTTACGTCAGGAAGGACGTGGCATAGGGCTATTTAATAAAATCAATGCGTATGCCTTACAGGACAAAGGCTATGATACGGTGGAGGCAAACCACGAATTAGGCTTTGAAAGTGATTTAAGGACTTATGAAATCGTGGGGGAGATTTTGAAGCATTTTCATCTCACACAAATTAATCTTTTAACAAACAATCCGCGAAAAATCAACGCCATAAAACCTTATGCAAAAGTTGTGCGCCATAGTATTATCACTCCTACTAATCCACATAATCAAGGCTATTTAGCAGTAAAAAAGCAAAAACTAGGACATTTGCTTTAA